In Sinorhizobium numidicum, the following proteins share a genomic window:
- a CDS encoding SDR family oxidoreductase, with protein sequence MDYSELSERTVVVTGASAGVGRATAVAFARRGAKVCLVARESQGLLDAKTEVESEGAEAIAVAADVADANAVFAAADQCERRLGPIDVWVNNAMATVFSPVAEITPEEVRRVTEVTYLGYVHGTMAALGFMRPRNRGVIVQVGSSLAYRGIPLQAAYCGAKHAIRGFTDSLRAELIHEGSKIALSAVHLPAVDTPQFDWARTHMNAQPRPVAPVYRPEVAADAIVRAALHPKREYWLGNRTSLIILGNIVAPSMLDRLLAATAVEAQQTDRPANPDRRDNLFTPVGGLHRTNGSFGIEAGADAIAVSELGARITAVIGGVLIAAVFGALLGRAWHHRRIQRS encoded by the coding sequence GTGGACTATTCTGAACTATCTGAGCGGACGGTTGTCGTAACGGGAGCATCCGCTGGAGTTGGGCGGGCAACCGCTGTTGCGTTCGCTCGCAGGGGCGCCAAGGTCTGCCTTGTTGCCCGGGAAAGTCAGGGCCTGCTTGATGCCAAGACCGAAGTTGAGTCCGAGGGCGCCGAAGCAATTGCGGTTGCCGCAGATGTGGCGGATGCCAACGCAGTTTTCGCTGCCGCCGATCAATGTGAACGGCGCCTGGGGCCGATCGACGTGTGGGTCAACAACGCAATGGCCACGGTGTTCTCGCCGGTCGCGGAGATCACACCGGAGGAGGTCCGGCGGGTTACGGAAGTGACCTACCTCGGATATGTCCACGGTACGATGGCTGCCCTCGGCTTCATGCGTCCCCGCAATCGGGGAGTGATCGTCCAGGTAGGCTCTTCTCTGGCGTATCGCGGCATTCCGCTTCAGGCTGCCTATTGCGGCGCGAAGCATGCCATACGCGGCTTCACAGATTCACTCCGCGCGGAACTCATTCACGAGGGGAGCAAGATCGCGCTGAGCGCTGTCCATCTGCCTGCGGTGGACACTCCGCAATTTGATTGGGCACGCACGCATATGAACGCGCAACCGAGGCCGGTGGCACCGGTCTACCGACCCGAGGTGGCGGCCGATGCTATCGTTCGTGCGGCGCTCCATCCGAAGCGCGAATACTGGCTCGGGAATCGCACGTCCCTAATCATTCTCGGCAACATCGTTGCGCCCTCGATGCTGGACCGGCTTCTAGCAGCAACGGCGGTGGAGGCTCAGCAGACGGACCGGCCGGCGAATCCAGACCGCCGAGACAACCTCTTCACGCCTGTCGGGGGGCTGCACCGGACCAACGGGTCTTTCGGGATCGAAGCGGGTGCCGATGCAATCGCCGTTTCGGAGCTTGGTGCCAGGATTACGGCCGTGATCGGTGGGGTGCTAATCGCCGCAGTCTTCGGGGCTTTGCTCGGGCGCGCCTGGCACCACAGACGGATCCAGCGCAGCTGA
- a CDS encoding LacI family DNA-binding transcriptional regulator, which produces MANLKQLAQSLGLSITTVSRALDGYADVSAATRDRVREAAEKAGYRPNASARRLRKQRAELVAVTLPSDPGHIGPPHFLDMLSGCAEYLAASGLNLVIAPVPRGESELEICRRFVDGRRVDAMLLVRTRRKDERVEFLQSRGIPFVTNGRTESPVPHPFIDGDGFAGFRAATLRFHAAGHCRIGHIAGPQEYYSAHVRRRGWQAAMEECGLATDLCAEGAPVEQGGYLAALELLRQPSPPTALVCATDEMAIGALRALREVEGGDQLSIVGHDDLPTGAFASPPLSTMRMTGENLGASFASLLLRAIAGEPAEELQELHAIEFVDRDSHRRPPREA; this is translated from the coding sequence TTGGCCAATCTGAAGCAACTCGCGCAGTCGCTCGGCCTGTCGATTACCACGGTGTCCCGCGCGCTCGACGGGTATGCGGACGTCTCCGCCGCCACCCGCGACCGGGTCCGCGAGGCTGCCGAAAAGGCAGGTTACCGGCCGAATGCATCCGCCCGCAGGCTGCGCAAGCAGCGTGCCGAACTGGTCGCTGTCACACTGCCGAGCGATCCGGGCCATATCGGTCCTCCCCACTTCCTCGACATGCTCTCCGGCTGCGCCGAATATTTGGCCGCCTCCGGCCTGAATCTCGTCATCGCGCCCGTGCCGCGCGGCGAAAGCGAACTTGAGATCTGCCGCCGGTTCGTCGACGGCCGCCGCGTCGATGCGATGCTCCTCGTCCGCACGAGGCGGAAGGACGAGCGTGTCGAATTCCTGCAGTCACGCGGCATTCCGTTCGTCACCAACGGCCGCACCGAAAGCCCGGTGCCGCACCCATTTATCGACGGCGATGGCTTCGCCGGCTTCCGCGCCGCGACGCTTCGTTTTCATGCGGCTGGCCATTGTCGCATCGGCCACATCGCTGGACCGCAGGAATATTACTCCGCCCATGTGCGGCGCCGCGGCTGGCAGGCGGCGATGGAAGAGTGCGGCCTTGCGACCGACCTATGCGCCGAGGGCGCCCCGGTCGAGCAGGGCGGGTATCTCGCAGCCCTTGAACTGCTGCGCCAGCCATCGCCCCCCACCGCACTCGTCTGTGCCACGGACGAAATGGCAATCGGCGCGCTTCGGGCGCTCCGAGAAGTCGAGGGCGGAGATCAGCTCAGCATCGTCGGCCACGACGACCTTCCGACTGGAGCCTTCGCCAGCCCGCCGCTCTCGACCATGCGCATGACCGGCGAAAACCTAGGTGCAAGCTTCGCCTCACTGCTTTTGCGCGCCATCGCCGGAGAGCCGGCCGAGGAACTCCAGGAGCTTCACGCGATCGAGTTCGTTGATCGGGACAGCCACCGCCGCCCACCCAGGGAGGCATAA